The nucleotide sequence AGGATGTCGAGGTCGGATTCCACCACCGTCCGCAGCGCGTCGGCGCTCCCCGCAAAATCCGGGATGAGAAGCTCCACCGTCGCTTCGGGCGCTTCCCTGCGCAGCGCGCGCACGGCGGCGGCGAAGTGTCCCGCCCCGCCGTCGGGAAGATCGTCGCGCGTGACCGAGGTCACGACGACGTGGCGCCACCCCAGCTCCGCGGCCGCCCGCGCAACCCGGTCCGGCTCGCCGGAATCCGGCGGCTCCGGCGTCCCCGCATGGATCCCGCAGAAGGCGCACCCCCGGGTGCAGTACTCCCCCAGCAGGATCACGGTGGCGGTGCCGGCGCCCCAGCATTCCCCCACGTTGGGGCAGCGCGCGTCGCGGCACACCGTGCGCAGGCCGTGCCGCTTCAGCGTCCCCGACACCTCCGCCATCTTTCCGCCGGAGGGAAGGCGGACCTTCAGCCAGTCCGGGCGCTTCGCGGGACGGTTCACGACACCCATTCGAGTTGCCGCGCGCAGGCGGACGCCACCGCGTCGCGG is from Thermodesulfobacteriota bacterium and encodes:
- the lipA gene encoding lipoyl synthase, encoding MGVVNRPAKRPDWLKVRLPSGGKMAEVSGTLKRHGLRTVCRDARCPNVGECWGAGTATVILLGEYCTRGCAFCGIHAGTPEPPDSGEPDRVARAAAELGWRHVVVTSVTRDDLPDGGAGHFAAAVRALRREAPEATVELLIPDFAGSADALRTVVESDLDILAHNVETVPRLYPTVRRGADYGRSIELIRRAAEMRPGLPLKSGIMLGLGETGDEVAAVLRDLYAAGCRSLTVGQYLPPSRDHLPLVEYISPEKFDAVAALAREIGFRNVRSAPLVRSSYKPDPSEG